In Telopea speciosissima isolate NSW1024214 ecotype Mountain lineage chromosome 10, Tspe_v1, whole genome shotgun sequence, the DNA window tccagtgaatcTAACGTACCTGTGGCATATAATATTAGGTCACATCAatatggaccgaatcagtaggcTGGTAAAGGATGGAGAGTCTAAAAGTCGAATCCTTTCCCACATGTGAGTCATGCTTTCAAGGCATGATGACAAAGAAACCCTTTAGTAATAAAGGTGTTAGAGCCACAGAtttgttagaattgatacacgctgacgtgtgtggacccataaatgtACAAGCTAGGTATAGATTCGAGTACTTTATAACATTTACTGAGGATTATTCTAGATATGGATATGTCTGCTTGATGCATAAggaatcggaagcctttgagaaatttaaggaattccaagccgaggtcaaaaaatagatggataaacgcatcaagtcttTGCGATCAGATCGCTGATTAGAATATTTATCGGATGAATTTACAAAGTATCTTACATCAGAGGGGACTTTTAGTCAGTTAAAAAATCCAAGAACACCACAACAGAATAGTGTGTCCGAACGGAGCAACCGAACTCTATTAGATATGGTTCGGAGCATGCTTACTTATAGTGAGCTCCCTCTATCTTTCTGGGGGTTTACGCTAGAGACAATGATGTATATCTTGAATAGAGTTCCAACTAAAGCAGTCactaaaacaccttttgagttgtggaaagggagTAAGCCTAGCCTGCAACATCTTAAGGTATGGGGTTGTATCGCACATGTGTGCAAATAAtagacagataagttggaatccaggacttcaagatgctatttcttgggtTACCCCAAAGGCATGATTGGTCATTACATCTATGACCCaatgaccaaaaggtcattgtaagtaaacatgctACTTTCCTTGAGGAGGAAACACTCACAAGAAGATCAGACCCTGTAGTTACTgaggagttattggataactcagaaacATCACTCCCTAAACTGAAACCAAGCAACGTACCCATTGAAACCtcaacacctcaagaacctcgacgcagtgggaggataACTAGACCACCCACAAGGTTAGTTTTTCTCACTGACGATGagaaaatagtggaagagttccacatggtgtccGTTAAGTCAGATGATAATctgataacatactctgaggctcttaaggatgtttaTGCTATTAAATggttggaagcaatgcgctctgaaatggattcaatgcattccaacaaggtctggactctagtcgatccaccggttggggtaaaatccattggatgtaaatggatcttcaagaatAAGAAGGGACCTAAAGGAAAAGCTGAAAGGTTCAAAGCGAGACTGATGGAAAAAGGATACACCCAGAAAGATGGTGTTGGCTATGATGATACCCTTTccccagtggcgatgatgaaatccatcaggattttattgatAATCGCAGcgtactttgattatgagatctggctgATGGATGTGCAGAtcgcatttctaaatggataCCTCAATGAGGATATCTATATGACACAGCAAAAGggattctcttccttggaggaagaaggcAAAGTATGCAAATTGCAATGGTCTATGGACTtaagcaggcttccagaagctggaacatcaagtttgatcaatcaatcaaaactTTTGGTTTGGATCAAAACATAGATGAACCATGTGTTTACAAGAAATTCAGTGGGAGTGCGATTTGTTCTCTAATTCTATACGTAGATGGCACATTGCTAATCAGAAACGATGTGGGGTTTCTTACATCGATTAAACAGTAGTAGTCCACTACTTTTCGATGAAAGATCTAGGAGAAGCAAGTTACATCCTAGGGATTAAACTAGTAAGAGATCGCCAAAGATGGATGTTAGGCAAGTCACAAGGCACCTATATAGATAAAGTTCTGGCCAGATTTGGTATGGGGAACTCCAACAGGGGAAGCATTCTTTTTTGGTATGGAGTCAATCTTTCATTTCTCAATGTCCTCAGactcagacggacattgaagagatgaggaGGGTTCCTTATGCTTCcatagtagggagtcttatgtacgctatgttgtgtacgatgccagatatttgctatgcagtagggaCTGTGAGCCATTACCAGTCAAATTCTGGATGAGAGCATTTGAGTGTTGTGAAAAacatcctcaagtacctgagagggactaaggattatttcttACTTTATGGATGTGATCAATTATCGGTTCTAGGGTATACTGACTCAGAATTTCAAACCGATAAAAAGATGACATGAAATCCATGTCTGGGATGGTTTACTTAATGGGAGGAGGTGTCATTGTATGGGGGAGTGCAAAACAAAAATCTACGACCGATTCCACTACCGAAGCAAAATACCTTACAGCCTATGATGCGACAAAAGATGGTGTTTGGCGGAGgaaatttttatcaaatttggAGGTAGTCTCTGACCTTGTCAAATGCcctattcccctattatgtgacaatagaggggcAATTGCATAAGTAAAGGAGcttagggctcatcagaggaacaagcacgtgcagcggaagtatcaccttatCAGGGAGATTATCTAGCAAGGCaatgtgagtatctccaaagtgggcACAGCTGAAAAATGTCTGGGACACCATGACAAATGGTTTATCCCCtagagtgtttgagaaacacatggagggcatgggctTAAAATGTATGAGGAATTGGCTTCGATGtataagtgggagattgttggatttgtgtgtccatcaaacccgattcatCCGGTTCGACCCGATttattatatattaaatatttcatacatttttgtttaatacATTTTCATATTTGATATGCAGGGGTATTTCTGGGATTTgctaattattattaattattttaaactaGTATGAGCTTGATGCTATTTTTTTAAAGCCCATTagtgtttaatttaattaattaaaatatttttttttagattatgcttcttcacTAGCTAGAAGCCCATCACTTAAGCCCATCAGGGTTTCAAGAcaaactagagagagagagagagtcagactcacATTGGGAATGGGGAGGCTCTTTAGAGCCTCACCTATATAAACACACCAGAACGGGCACAAAAGCTATCCAAGGGTTGGACAAAATATCTACCCCCTGCAAAAATGcaaacattctctctctcttctctccttctcttttgatCTCTCGCTCTCTAGGGTTTTGAGATCTGATTAGGATTTTAGAAACCTGGTTTTTTGGACTGGATCCAAATGTTTGAGAAGATATTCTAGTTTGGCTTAGGGTTCTTCTGCTTACCTCAAGGAGATCCAAATTAGGGCTTGATTGATCAGCTCgttaggggaagaaccattatctagaggaggagcaacacttgaggctcaagAGGTTAGCagattttgatatttttatttatattaagtgttttaattatttgataatcatgggatgtgaaggaaacccgaatcgatctatttttgctgcgcattcgggtatgggatggatccctctttccatgggatggaaaagagatgagttttctctctctcgaGGATCCCATATTTTTTATcgaacaagaaagagagggtttggtaataaatttttataccaaaccctaatagggattcactagggttcccatgggcaaccatgggattGCCATAGGGTCACCATGGGAGACCATAGGCTGACCCAGATTCCCAATAGTTGTGAATCCAACATGATGGACAATTAATTCATGTGTTtgatgatcccatggactgtaGTTTTCCTACACCTTCATCAAGTAATGCGGTTTGAAACCAGATGTGGACGACAGACGATTATTAGCTGTAGAGTCCTTACGATTCTTCAGGGTATGGTACATCGTCTTGACAGAAAAAAATTCCAGGTttggctcccccccccccccgaaccAGCCTATCTTCATGGGAGTAGAGGCTTAGTTTAATCTTGCAAAGTTCTAACTTTCCACTAACAAGTTCCAAGTTCAAACACAGGGATCTGAAGATCGAAAATGTGCTGGTGAGATACTACTGAGATCggatgatcacattgatcaattTCAACCTCTCATTAAAATGCGATGATACAACATCAACGGTTCACCTTTaatggggaggggaaaggaagaaagagaatccagGAAGGAAATCAAAATTGcaaggggaaaagagaagaaactaagaggtgaagaagaagaggggggggaatcagagttgcagggagaaaagagaagaagaaggaagaaggggggggggggcagaggGTGCACATGCGCACAACcagaaactcaattcattctttccaTTATTCAATTCTGTTCCACATTCCTTTTCAAAATACAGTCTTTTAAAgactcaaaatcaaaaaaaaaaattacaaaaaataactccctaacaactactTCTATAGCTATAATTGTCCTCTAATAACTACTTCTATAGcaataactgaaataaaaactaaatgcaGGGCTGTTAGGGCTTGAgcttgggcctgagatggtaCCCCTTGGAATATCTAATTGGGCTTGGGCAAGGGCTAGTTGCCGTCATAAAGCAATTACAGAGATGGATGACCATCAGCATTGTTAGTAAGGTTAAAGGATCTAACTCACATCACTCCACACCATACACATCACCACAGAAACCATATCTCTTCACCTGTTAACTAGCCATGCTTTTCAAGTTCCAAAGCTCGCTCCCATCACTCTTTCCCTACTGGTTCTTCATCGACTTTCCATTTATCCAAGCGTTTCATAGCTTTCTCCACCTAAAATTTAAGTCACATTACAACTATTATGAACAGATACATGAACACAAGAGATCAATCATGCCTTGACTcactttatttcatttttttttcctcttctactTTAAAGATAAAAATGATAGTTTATCAGACTCACCTCTTTCTTCCAATCTGTCCTTAAGGTAACCCACAGTAAAATGATAGTCTGAATTGTTGTGCCACCTATCATCCCTGACCATATTCCCTACACCATCCACAGATGATCAAAGAGTGAATTTCCATAAGTAAATTATGGTAATGTGAAGGATATCAATAGGAATTTCATACCTTGGCACCTAAGTTGTACTTAAAACCCAGCAAAACCCCTAAGGGGATCCCAATGATGTAATAACATCCCACGTTAACATAAGCAACGAATGTTTGCCATCCACATCCAACAGCTACACCTGAAAAAGAACTTGGCTTTATACCCAATTCTTCAaacaaccatagttcaaaatttcgCGAATATTTCCATAATTTTGAACCCCCGAGATGAAACTGTTGGATATAAACATCATACGACGCGTCGAAACTCAAAATAGACAATGTTTTGATTGaaactttgaaaattttgttttggaatCACGTTTATTTCGGTCTAAAAATGCATCGTTTTGTCATCGCTTCAGTTATTTCAATATTTAAGCCTTTCTCATCCAAAAatgacaaaacaaaaaaacttatgaaaaaaaatacaatgttttAATGAAATTTCGATATTTTTCTTATCTCGATCTGATCGAAACGAAacgaatttttgaaaataatcaAATTAATTTAAAGAGTTTCAGACATGAagttgtaataaaaaaaaatgtacctGACAAAACGGGTTGGACTCCATTGAGGATCATAGTGATGGCTAGTAAAGGGCAAAGGTCTGAGACTGCTTGGGCTACAGCTTCTCCACCAGTAAAAGCATAGCTGATGACATCTCTTAATGCAAGCACCACTGCTGATAAGATCAATGCAGTTACAAAAGATATCAAAGTCACCACCACTACTGAGAATGCTGCCGATTTAGGGTGTCCAGCTCCAAGCTCGTTGCTCACCCTCACactgttattattattgttttttttatcaaaaagaaaagaatgaggTTAAAAACCAACACACTTTAGAACTATCAAACAAccaaggttgtgtttggtaagCATTCTCTGAATAGATTTAAATAGATAAGAAGAATTGGGTTTCAAACCATGTTCTCgacccaaaatctatttcaataatgcataccaaacacagtttaagattcataaaaaaaaacctcacatggtaaacccaaacccaaacccaaactctAGCATGGGCAGTTATGGACCTGGGTCTCTGTTAACCCAAGAAGAGCAGGCCTAgctcaactttttttttttttttttggcccaaTTCCTTGTGGAGGAAAGAACAATTCCaagcaataataatatttaaattAAGAAATCACAGTTCTTTTTATAGAAATTAGAGACAAACCTTGCAGCAGCATTGAATCCAACCGAAATCATGAAAACCCAGCCACTTATTGTCATGCTGCACATTGTACACGTACACAtatttgagttaacaaaaaacaataaaagcaGGTTTCGGATCCGCCCATATACTGATACCATCTGGCCGATACCGAACTAGTGGTTAGAAATGGATACGGGTATGATATGATAATATATCTTTGAGACCCCCTACCCAAATCcataattttggttttttggttagGATTTGGATTCAACCCTATAGCCCAACAGAACCCACCGATTGAGACCCCCTACCCAAATCCATAATTTTGGTTTTTGGCTAAATCTAGGGCTataatagggtcgggttgggtcgggccttttaaaaccccaacctaaccctgagtccccttagctggacTCAGGCCCGACCCTGTCCTAACTCAGGATCAGAAAAATTCAACCTTGACCCGTcctcaaggttgggctgggatgaccctgattggccctgaccatAAGGAGGAATGGAGATGCATGGGCCGACCAAGCTaggaaagggagatgcatgagCTGGCCCGACTgggaagaagaacaacaacaacaacaaaaataaaaaagaacaagaaaaagaagacaggGTCGGGTTAGGCCGGACCGGGCTCAACCCGagccctcaaccctgacccggctcagccctgactcaaggccggaatttcccaaccctaacccgcccttaaggccaaggtatctcaacccaggccctattcgggctTAGGACAAGTTAGGACAGGTTCGGACTGTcatggccaaacttacacccctacctAAATCCataattttggtttttgatttggtttggtttggtattcACCCTTATAGCCCAACAGAACCCATCGATCCGATCCATCTATCGAGAGTTGAGACCTCCTACCTAAACCCATAATTTAGGGGACCCTAATTTACAGTATTTCAAATTACCCCGCCATGAGCAAGCAATGACTCGTAGAGCATTACAGTGGGAACCACTCCACACATGCAAGTcacactttgtttttttttgtttttggattatGATGCGAGTCAGACTACGGATCACAATACAGATCCTctgctgcccgtagcggccttaGCGGCGCATTCACAGGGTCGCACATTATGTGAACCCGTAGAGGATCTGTTGTCCTATGAATTGCaaaatgcaaaataaaaatGGTTTATTAACAGAGTTAAGGAAGCTCTAGTGCTTTACCAGATAGAGAGAGAATTCAACGATAACTGAGGGTTCTCCAGCAAGCCAGCAAGCAAAACTAGTATCTGAAAATACCAAATCTCCAAGCACAACATCACCGCCGACGAAACCGATAGCTTAAAAAACTCAAACAGCCCTGAAAAAGCTTCCAATGTGAACCCGGTCCATGTCTTCTTACACTTCTCACTCTTCACTATATAAACGAACTGAGCCACCACTATAACCCACCACGACAAGCTCAGCAACAAAGaagccccaaacaacccaagcCCGATCTTGTACACCGCCACCCAGCTTAATAACATATGCAGAACCAACGTCACCGTCGCTATGTAGGCACTGGGGGTCACAATGCTCTGTGCCTGCAAGAATTTCTGTATAGGGAAATTGGCTCCATAGGCGAATATCTGAGGGATCAGACCATAAACAAACATGGAAGCTGCCGATGCGATTCTTGATGATTCCCCAAGGAGGATCAAGATTGGCTTAGAAAAGATGTAAAGGATGGTAACTGGGATTCCAGTTAGCATAAGCAGGATCGTT includes these proteins:
- the LOC122643933 gene encoding protein DETOXIFICATION 40-like — its product is MDHQNNQYTELDQPLLSPKSPSSFPISSSPDIQASDQLEYVLSDTQLPQLKRLRLATIIELKLLLYLAAPSVIVYMINYLMSMSTQIFSGHLGNLELAAASLGNTGIQCFTYGVMLGMGSAVETLCGQAYGASKYEMLGVYMQRSTILLMLTGIPVTILYIFSKPILILLGESSRIASAASMFVYGLIPQIFAYGANFPIQKFLQAQSIVTPSAYIATVTLVLHMLLSWVAVYKIGLGLFGASLLLSLSWWVIVVAQFVYIVKSEKCKKTWTGFTLEAFSGLFEFFKLSVSSAVMLCLEIWYFQILVLLAGLLENPQLSLNSLSICMTISGWVFMISVGFNAAASVRVSNELGAGHPKSAAFSVVVVTLISFVTALILSAVVLALRDVISYAFTGGEAVAQAVSDLCPLLAITMILNGVQPVLSGVAVGCGWQTFVAYVNVGCYYIIGIPLGVLLGFKYNLGAKGIWSGMIGGTTIQTIILLWVTLRTDWKKEVEKAMKRLDKWKVDEEPVGKE